A genome region from Chengkuizengella sp. SCS-71B includes the following:
- a CDS encoding histidinol-phosphatase — protein MKFDLHTHHNRCGHADGSIEDYIKAAIEKGIKIIGISDHSPYFAHPKDQAEPRIAMAKSEFPNYVNEILKLKEKYNGQIEVLLGVESDFFPEYAHIYQKEYKKYHLDYLIGSVHRVKGVSIFNKKRWHSLSDQEKIEQKDHYYELIQQSARTGMFQVLGHIDAMKGYYPEFSNIQTESIDETLKVIAECEVAIEINTSGKTKDVGGWYPSDDILEKALFYGVNVTFGSDAHVPDRVGDEWDLVAKRLKDIGFKSWVYFKQKQQMSVAL, from the coding sequence ATGAAATTTGACCTACACACACATCATAATCGATGTGGTCATGCAGATGGCTCTATAGAGGATTACATTAAAGCAGCTATAGAAAAAGGCATAAAAATCATTGGTATTTCAGATCACTCACCTTATTTTGCACACCCTAAAGATCAAGCTGAGCCTAGAATTGCCATGGCTAAAAGTGAATTTCCTAACTATGTAAATGAAATCTTAAAATTAAAGGAAAAGTATAATGGTCAAATTGAGGTACTCCTAGGAGTGGAATCTGATTTCTTTCCTGAATACGCACACATTTATCAAAAAGAGTATAAAAAATACCACTTAGATTATTTAATCGGTTCAGTCCATAGAGTCAAAGGCGTTAGTATTTTTAATAAAAAAAGATGGCATAGTTTAAGTGATCAAGAGAAAATTGAACAAAAGGATCACTACTATGAGCTTATCCAGCAGTCTGCTCGAACAGGAATGTTTCAAGTTTTAGGACACATTGATGCCATGAAGGGTTATTATCCAGAATTTTCAAACATTCAAACAGAAAGTATAGATGAAACGTTAAAAGTTATTGCAGAGTGTGAAGTTGCAATTGAAATTAATACTTCTGGTAAAACAAAAGATGTTGGAGGGTGGTACCCTTCAGACGATATTTTAGAAAAAGCTTTGTTTTATGGAGTAAACGTGACCTTCGGTTCAGATGCTCATGTACCAGATCGCGTTGGAGATGAATGGGACCTAGTTGCAAAGAGATTAAAAGATATCGGTTTTAAAAGTTGGGTCTACTTCAAACAAAAACAACAAATGAGTGTTGCTTTATAA